A DNA window from Candidatus Hydrogenedentota bacterium contains the following coding sequences:
- a CDS encoding hemerythrin family protein: MALQWDEQRHGTGFPEIDAQHQQLIAQLNALNEVIDGGPGSKSRACTMIHFLEDYIEQHFGSEEQLMERTMCANCPRNKEEHKRFIEEFKELRMQLERNGVTEDFVRAMHGRVTSWVDNHIAVVDTGLKTVAN; this comes from the coding sequence ATGGCACTTCAATGGGACGAGCAACGGCATGGCACGGGGTTTCCCGAAATCGATGCGCAACACCAGCAACTGATTGCGCAGCTTAACGCGCTCAACGAAGTGATTGACGGCGGGCCTGGTTCAAAGAGCCGCGCTTGTACCATGATTCACTTCTTGGAAGACTATATCGAGCAGCATTTTGGAAGCGAAGAACAACTCATGGAGCGCACCATGTGCGCCAACTGTCCTCGCAACAAGGAAGAACACAAGCGCTTCATTGAGGAGTTCAAGGAACTGAGGATGCAGCTTGAACGCAACGGCGTCACAGAGGATTTCGTGCGCGCTATGCACGGCCGCGTCACGTCGTGGGTAGACAACCACATCGCAGTAGTGGATACGGGGCTGAAGACCGTCGCGAACTAA